In Anoplopoma fimbria isolate UVic2021 breed Golden Eagle Sablefish chromosome 12, Afim_UVic_2022, whole genome shotgun sequence, one DNA window encodes the following:
- the LOC129100093 gene encoding nuclear factor 7, brain-like: MKLKVSKQQPGGVILKSHRGAMASAAYSEDLTCPVCRTFFTDPVTLLCGHSLCRECIASPQCPQCPQTAVPTEEGCLPTNIILQRLAEKIKTENGRESAPAELCPEHDEKLKLFCVTDQQLACIICRDGERHNGHKFKPIKEAAASLRQQLEEGVEGLRGDIVATESLAHAQRAEMAKTKEKARQLETQIRRQFEEMHQFLRKREDEVKNELRHKEEDAVGRMRDSLGAMETALSESRDVEAELTSVLQIEDSEGLLRSWSQGNSRKAPECLFRQKANNLQVVDTSLSMGPYESHLQFFVWKEMLQVIQPRAELLSLKSHSADIAVSDDGRSLFCIPRSEQATSGFKFGPPKGSGQNTGLNFGTPTGSGQNTGLNFGTSAGSSFGFGTSTRSGQNTAFGFGTPKGSCQNTGLNFGTPKGSCQNTGLNFGTPAGSGQTAASSLIHHVFSVNTFTSGQHYWETEVGHRDYWELGIKDNFLKYDGQKYSTCSPKKTTELAPGARPRKIGIYLNCVSKKLSFYNADNMTHIHTMCSGPMTTPVSAYFTIRVRTPDPNPLTVCWY, encoded by the exons ATGAAACTGAAGGTTTCAAAACAACAGCCTGGCGGAGTGATACTAAAGTCACACCGAGGAGCCATGGCGTCCGCTGCGTACTCCGAGGATCTGACCTGTCCCGTCTGTCGCACCTTCTTCACGGACCCGGTGACTCTTCTCTGCGGTCACTCTCTCTGCAGGGAATGCATCGCGAGCCCGCAGTGTCCGCAGTGTCCACAGACGGCCGTTCCGACGGAGGAAGGGTGTCTCCCGACCAACATCATACTGCAGAGGCTGGCGGagaagataaagacagagaatGGGAGAGAGAGTGCGCCT gctGAGCTGTGCCCTGAGCATGATGAAAAGCTCAAACTGTTCTGCGTCACAGATCAGCAGCTGGCTTGTATCATATGCCGAGACGGGGAGAGGCACAATGGGCACAAGTTCAAACCCATCAAGGAAGCAGCCGCGTCCCTGagacagcagctggaggagggcGTGGAGGGCCTGCGCGGCGACATCGTCGCTACGGAGAGCCTCGCCCACGCACAGAGGGCAGAAATGGCGAAAACCAAAGAGAAGGCTCGGCAGCTGGAGACACAAATCCGCAGACAGTTTGAGGAGATGCACCAGTTtctgaggaagagagaagatgAGGTGAAGAACGAGCTGCGACACAAAGAGGAAGACGCCGTTGGGAGAATGAGGGACAGCTTAGGCGCTATGGAGACGGCTTTGTCCGAGAGCAGGGATGTTGAAGCAGAGCTGACATCGGTTCTGCAGATTGAGGACTCGGAGGGGCTCTTGAGGAGCTGGTCTCAGGGTAACAGCAGGAAGGCCCCAGAGTGCTTATTCAGGCAGAAGGCCAACAACCTCCAAGTGGTGGACACCTCGCTCTCTATGGGGCCTTATGAAAGCCACCTTCAGTTCTTTGTGTGGAAAGAGATGCTCCAGGTGATCCAGCCCCGAGCAGAGCTGCTCTCACTCAAGAGCCACAGCGCGGATATAGCAGTGTCTGATGATGGGCGGAGTTTGTTTTGCATTCCCAGGAGCGAACAAGCTACATCAGGCTTTAAATTTGGTCCCCCCAAAGGatcaggccaaaacacaggccTTAACTTTGGTACCCCCACAGGatcaggccaaaacacaggccTTAACTTTGGTACCTCCGCAGGATCAAGCTTTGGCTTTGGTACCTCCACAAGATCAGGCCAAAACACAGCCTTTGGCTTTGGTACCCCCAAAGGATCATGCCAAAACACAGGCCTTAACTTTGGTACCCCCAAAGGATCATGCCAAAACACAGGCCTTAACTTTGGTACCCCCGCAGGATCAGGCCAAACTGCAGCCTCCTCATTGATACACCATGTATTCAGTGTCAATACGTTCACTTCAGGGCAACATTACTGGGAGACCGAGGTTGGACACAGGGACTATTGGGAACTAGGGATAAAAGATAATTTCCTGAAATACGACGGCCAGAAATATTCCACCTGTAGTCCCAAAAAAACCACAGAGCTAGCACCTGGAGCCAGACCTCGAAAGATCGGCATTTACCTGAACTGCGTTTCCAAGAAGCTCTCCTTCTACAATGCAGACAACATGACACATATTCACACTATGTGCTCTGGTCCCATGACCACGCCAGTGTCAGCGTATTTTACCATCAGAGTCAGAACACCTGATCCTAACCCTCTGACAGTGTGCTGGTACTGA
- the LOC129099402 gene encoding LOW QUALITY PROTEIN: fibroin heavy chain-like (The sequence of the model RefSeq protein was modified relative to this genomic sequence to represent the inferred CDS: inserted 1 base in 1 codon), whose amino-acid sequence MKLKVSKQQSGGVILKSHRGAMASAAYSEDLTCPVCRTFFTDPVTLLCGHSLCRECIASPQCPQCPQTAVPTEEGCPPSNLILKRLAEKIKTENGRESAPASELCSELEEKLKLSCVTDQQLACIICQDGERHNGHKFKPIKEAAASLRQQLEEGVEGLHGDIVTTESLAHAQRAEMAKTKDPLVTPKGSGQNTGFGFGTPAGSGQNTGFGFGTTKGSAQNTGLGFGTPKGSGQNTGFGFGTYKGSGQNTGFGTPAGSGQNTGFGFGTPAGSGQNTGLNFGTTKGSGQNTGLGFGTPKGSGQNTGFGFGTPAVSGHNTGFGFGTPKGSAQNTGFGFGTPAVSGHNTGFGFGTPKGSAQNTGFGFGIYKGSGQNTGFGTPTGSGQNTGLNFGTPVGSGQKTGFGFGTPPKNRIRPKTQALALVPLQYQATTQALVLVPPKDQPKTQALALYKGSGQNTGFGFGTPKGSAQNTGFGFGTPAGSGQNTGLNFGTPVGSGQKTGLGFGTPKGSAQNTGFGFGTPAGSGQNTGLNFGTTKGTGQKTGLGFGTPKGSGQNTGFGFGSYKGSGQNTGLDFGTPKGSAQNTGFGFGTPKGSAQNTGFSFGTPVGSGQKTGLDFGTPKGSGPNTGFGFGTPKGSGQNTGFGFGTPAGSGHNTGLNFGTPTGTGQNTGFCFGTPKGSGQNTGFGFGTPAGSGQNTGLGFGTPTGIGQNTGLGFGTPKGSAQNTGFGFGTPTGTGQNTGLGFGTPKGSGQNTGLGFGTPKGSAQNTGFGFGTPKGSGQNTGFGFGTPAVSGHNTGFGFGTPKGSAQNTGFGFGSHKGSGQNTGFGFGTPKGSGQNTGFGFGTPKGSGQNTGFGFGTPFGTGQNTGLGRIRPKHRLWFWIRPKHRLWLWYPHRNRPKHRLWLWYLQRIRPKHRLWYPHRIRPKHRLLLWYPQRIRPKHRLWLWYPAGSGQNTGLNFGTTKGSGQNTGFGFGTPTGTGQNTGLNFGTPTGTGQNTGLNFGTPTGTGQNTGLGFGTPKGSGQNTGLGFGTPKGSGQNTGFGFVTPTGTGQNTGLGFGTPKGSGQDTGLNFGTTKGTGQNTGLGFGTPKGSAQNTGFGFGTPAGSGQNTGFSFGTPKGSGQNTAFGSGTSAASDLFGTPFGTSAGSDFAFGTPFGTSAASDFAFGTPFGTSAGSSLSFGTSAGSGLSFGTSAASDFAFGTPPVSGQNTAFGTSAGSSFAFGNPAGSGQTAASSLIHHVFSVNKLTSGQHYWETEVGHRDYWELGIKDNFLKYDSQKYSTCXSQKTTELAPGARPRKIGIYLNCVSKKLSFYNADNMTHIHTMCSGPMTTPVSAYFTIRVRTPDPNPLTVCWY is encoded by the exons ATGAAACTGAAGGTTTCAAAACAACAGTCTGGCGGAGTGATACTAAAGTCACACCGAGGAGCCATGGCGTCCGCTGCGTACTCCGAGGATCTGACCTGTCCCGTCTGTCGCACCTTCTTCACGGACCCGGTGACTCTTCTCTGCGGTCACTCTCTCTGCAGGGAATGCATCGCGAGTCCGCAGTGTCCACAGTGTCCGCAGACGGCCGTTCCGACGGAGGAAGGGTGTCCTCCGTCTAATCTCATACTGAAGAGGCTGGCTGagaagataaagacagagaatGGGAGAGAGAGTGCGCCT gcGTCTGAGCTGTGCTCTGAGCTTGAGGAAAAGCTCAAACTGTCCTGCGTCACAGATCAGCAGCTAGCTTGTATCATATGCCAAGACGGGGAGAGGCACAATGGGCACAAGTTCAAACCCATCAAGGAAGCAGCCGCGTCCCTAagacagcagctggaggagggcGTGGAGGGCCTGCACGGCGACATTGTCACTACGGAGAGCCTCGCCCACGCACAGAGGGCAGAAATGGCAAAAACCAAAGATCCTTTAGTTACCCCCAAAGGatcaggccaaaacacaggctttggcTTTGGTACCCCTGCAGGatcaggccaaaacacaggctttggcTTTGGTACCACCAAAGGATCAGCCCAAAACACAGGCCTTGGCTTTGGTACCCCCAAAGGatcaggccaaaacacaggctttggcTTTGGTACCTACAAAGGatcaggccaaaacacaggctttggTACCCCTGCAGGatcaggccaaaacacaggctttggTTTTGGTACCCCCGCAGGatcaggccaaaacacaggccTTAACTTTGGTACCACCAAAGGatcaggccaaaacacaggccTTGGCTTTGGTACCCCCAAAGGatcaggccaaaacacaggctttggGTTTGGTACCCCTGCAGTATCAGGCCACAACACAGGCTTTGGTTTTGGTACCCCCAAAGGATCAGCccaaaacacaggctttggcTTTGGTACCCCTGCAGTATCAGGCCACAACACAGGCTTTGGTTTTGGTACCCCCAAAGGATCAGCccaaaacacaggctttggcTTTGGTATCTACAAAGGatcaggccaaaacacaggctttggTACCCCTACAGGatcaggccaaaacacaggccTTAACTTTGGTACCCCTGTAGGATCAGGCCAAAAGACAGGCTTTGGCTTTGGTACCCCCCCCAAAAACAGGATCAGGCccaaaacacaggctttggcTTTGGTCCCCCTGCAGTATCAGGCCACAACACAGGCTTTGGTTTTGGTACCCCCAAAGGATCAGCccaaaacacaggctttggcTTTG TACAAAGGatcaggccaaaacacaggctttggTTTTGGTACCCCCAAAGGATCAGCccaaaacacaggctttggcTTTGGTACCCCCGCAGGatcaggccaaaacacaggccTTAACTTTGGTACCCCTGTAGGATCAGGCCAAAAGACAGGCCTTGGCTTTGGTACCCCCAAAGGATCAGCccaaaacacaggctttggcTTTGGTACCCCCGCAGGatcaggccaaaacacaggccTTAACTTTGGTACCACCAAAGGAACAGGCCAAAAGACAGGCCTTGGCTTTGGTACCCCCAAAGGatcaggccaaaacacaggctttggcTTTGGTAGCTACAAAGGatcaggccaaaacacaggccTTGATTTTGGTACCCCCAAAGGATCAGCccaaaacacaggctttggcTTTGGTACCCCCAAAGGATCAGCCCAAAACACAGGCTTTAGCTTTGGTACCCCTGTAGGATCAGGCCAAAAGACAGGTCTTGATTTTGGTACCCCCAAAGGATCAGGCCCAAACACAGGCTTTGGCTTTGGTACCCCCAAAGGatcaggccaaaacacaggctttggcTTTGGTACCCCTGCAGGATCAGGCCACAACACAGGCCTTAACTTTGGTACCCCCACAGGAAcaggccaaaacacaggctttTGCTTTGGTACCCCCAAAGGatcaggccaaaacacaggctttggcTTTGGTACCCCTGCAGGatcaggccaaaacacaggccTTGGCTTTGGTACCCCCACAGGAATAGGCCAAAACACAGGCCTTGGTTTTGGTACCCCTAAAGGATCAGCccaaaacacaggctttggcTTTGGTACCCCCACAGGAAcaggccaaaacacaggccTTGGCTTTGGTACCCCCAAAGGatcaggccaaaacacaggccTTGGTTTTGGTACCCCCAAAGGATCAGCacaaaacacaggctttggcTTTGGTACCCCCAAAGGatcaggccaaaacacaggctttggGTTTGGTACCCCTGCAGTATCAGGCCACAACACAGGCTTTGGTTTTGGTACCCCTAAAGGATCAGCccaaaacacaggctttggcTTTGGTAGCCACAAAGGatcaggccaaaacacaggctttggTTTTGGTACCCCCAAAGGatcaggccaaaacacaggctttggcTTTGGTACCCCCAAAGGatcaggccaaaacacaggctttggcTTTGGTACCCCCTTTGGAAcaggccaaaacacaggccTTGGCAGGatcaggccaaaacacaggctttggTTTTG GatcaggccaaaacacaggctttggcTTTGGTACCCCCACAGGAAcaggccaaaacacaggctttggcTTTGGTACCTACAAAGGatcaggccaaaacacaggctttggTACCCCCACAGGatcaggccaaaacacaggctttTGCTTTGGTACCCCCAAAGGATCAGGCCAAAACACCGGCTTTGGCTTTGGTACCCCGCAGGatcaggccaaaacacaggccTTAACTTTGGTACCACCAAAGGatcaggccaaaacacaggctttggcTTTGGTACCCCCACAGGAAcaggccaaaacacaggccTTAACTTTGGTACCCCCACAGGAAcaggccaaaacacaggccTTAACTTTGGTACCCCCACAGGAAcaggccaaaacacaggccTTGGCTTTGGAACCCCCAAAGGATCTGGCCAAAACACAGGCCTTGGCTTTGGAACCCCCAAAGGatcaggccaaaacacaggctttggTTTTGTTACCCCCACAGGAAcaggccaaaacacaggccTTGGCTTTGGTACCCCCAAAGGATCAGGCCAAGACACAGGCCTTAACTTTGGTACCACCAAAGGAAcaggccaaaacacaggccTTGGTTTTGGTACCCCCAAAGGATCAGCCCAAAACACCGGCTTTGGCTTTGGTACCCCCGCAGGatcaggccaaaacacaggctTCAGCTTTGGTACCCCCAAAGGATCAGGCCAAAACACAGCCTTTGGCTCTGGTACCTCTGCAGCATCAGACCTTTTTGGTACCCCCTTTGGTACCTCCGCAGGATCAGACTTTGCCTTTGGTACCCCCTTTGGTACCTCCGCAGCATCAGACTTTGCCTTTGGTACCCCCTTTGGTACCTCCGCAGGATCAAGCTTATCCTTTGGTACCTCCGCAGGATCAGGCTTATCCTTTGGTACCTCCGCAGCATCAGACTTTGCCTTTGGTACCCCCCCAGTATCAGGCCAAAACACAGCCTTTGGTACCTCCGCAGGATCAAGCTTTGCCTTTGGTAACCCCGCAGGATCAGGCCAAACTGCAGCCTCCTCATTGATACACCATGTATTCAGTGTCAATAAGTTAACTTCAGGGCAACATTACTGGGAGACCGAGGTTGGACACAGGGACTATTGGGAACTAGGGATAAAAGATAATTTCCTGAAATACGACAGCCAGAAATATTCCACCT AGTCCCAAAAAACCACAGAGCTAGCACCTGGAGCCAGACCTCGAAAGATTGGCATTTACCTGAACTGCGTTTCCAAGAAGCTCTCCTTCTACAATGCAGACAACATGACACATATTCACACTATGTGCTCTGGTCCCATGACCACGCCAGTGTCAGCGTATTTTACCATCAGAGTCAGAACACCTGATCCTAACCCTCTGACAGTGTGCTGGTACTGA
- the kif3b gene encoding kinesin-like protein KIF3B, translated as MSKSKSAETVKVVVRCRPMNEKERAAKFERVVAVDVKLGQIMVRNPREASGSDHPKVFTFDSVYDWNSKQIDLYDETFRPLVDSVLLGFNGTIFAYGQTGTGKTYTMEGVRNDTERRGVIPNSFEHIFTHISRSQNQQYLVRASYLEIYQEEIKDLLSKDQTRRLELRERPDTGVYVKDLSSFVTKSVREIEHVMNVGNQNRSVGSTNMNEHSSRSHAIFVITVECSELGVDGENHIRVGKLNLVDLAGSERQTKTGAQGERLKEATKINLSLSALGNVISALVDGRSSHIPYRDSKLTRLLQDSLGGNARTVMVANIGPASYNVEETLTTLRYSNRAKNIKNKPRINEDPKDALLREFQEEIARLKEQLEKRSGKKKKRKQRRRAGEGSDGEDLEDGETEDDEEEGEDKGDYWREQQEKLEKERKAIMEDHSLVAEEKVLLLKEKEKKMEDLKKEREAGEMLAAKVKAMESKLLVGGKNIVDHTNEQQRMLELRRQEIAEQKRREREMQQQMESRDEETLELKETYSSLQQEVDIKTKKLKKLFAKLQAVKAEIHDIQEAHINERQDLEQTQNELTRDLKLKHLIIENFIPLEEKNKIVHRAYFDEEDEYWKMKPITRLEDDHQMMSRPLSAVGYRRPLSHHARMAMMMRPDMRYKAENIMMLDMDLPARTTKEYQEPVIAPKVAAALESALRDEDEIQVDASGFHSSLGSTLPATGSLKKPKSGRPRTGKKSSTPTSPFSPSSPGSPLYPQSRGLVPK; from the exons ATGTCCAAGAGCAAGAGCGCAGAGACGGTCAAGGTGGTGGTCCGCTGTCGCCCCATGAATGAAAAGGAGCGGGCGGCCAAGTTTGAGAGGGTGGTCGCTGTCGATGTCAAATTGGGCCAAATTATGGTCAGGAACCCCAGGGAGGCCTCGGGCAGTGACCACCCCAAAGTCTTCACCTTTGATTCGGTCTACGACTGGAACTCCAAACAAATAGATTTGTACGATGAAACCTTCAGGCCCCTGGTGGATTCAGTTCTACTTGGGTTCAACGGGACCATTTTTGCCTATGGGCAGACCGGTACAGGGAAAACATACACTATGGAGGGGGTGAGGAATGACacggagaggagaggggtgATCCCTAACTCCTTTGAGCACATCTTCACTCACATTTCCCGCTCCCAGAATCAGCAGTACCTGGTGAGAGCGTCGTATCTAGAAATTTACCAAGAGGAGATCAAAGACTTGCTCTCCAAAGATCAGACGCGTCGCCTGGAGCTCAGGGAGAGGCCCGACACCGGCGTGTATGTTAAGGACCTTTCATCATTTGTCACCAAGAGCGTGCGGGAGATCGAACATGTCATGAACGTGGGCAACCAGAACCGCTCGGTGGGTTCCACGAACATGAACGAGCACAGCTCCCGTTCTCACGCCATCTTTGTCATCACTGTGGAGTGCAGCGAGCTGGGCGTTGACGGGGAGAACCACATCAGGGTCGGCAAACTGAACCTGGTCGATTTAGCCGGTAGTGAACGGCAGACCAAGACTGGTGCTCAGGGGGAGAGGCTTAAAGAAGCCACGAAGATAAATCTGTCCCTTTCGGCCCTCGGGAACGTCATATCAGCTCTGGTGGACGGCAGGAGCAGCCATATCCCCTACCGAGATTCAAAACTCACCCGTTTGCTGCAGGACTCTCTGGGGGGCAACGCTCGCACAGTTATGGTCGCCAACATCGGCCCAGCGTCCTACAACGTGGAGGAGACCTTGACGACGCTGCGCTATTCCAACAGGGCGAAGAACATTAAGAACAAACCCCGCATCAACGAGGACCCCAAGGACGCCCTGCTCAGGGAGTTTCAGGAGGAGATCGCCCGGCTGAAGGAGCAGCTGGAAAAGCGCtctggaaagaagaaaaagaggaagcagaggaggagggccGGGGAAGGGAGCGATGGTGAGGATCTGGAGGACGGAGAGACGGAGGACGACGAGGAAGAAGGGGAGGACAAGGGGGATTACTGGCgggagcagcaggagaagctcgagaaggagaggaaggccATCATGGAGGATCACAGTCTGGTGGCTGAGGAGAAAGTGCTGCTGcttaaagagaaagagaagaaaatggaagatttgaagaaggagagggaagCCGGAGAGATGCTTGCAGCCAAAGTGAAG GCGATGGAGAGTAAGCTCCTCGTTGGGGGGAAGAACATTGTGGATCACACCAACGAGCAACAGAGAATGCTGGAGCTGAGGAGGCAGGAAATTGCTGAACAG AAACGGCGAGAGCGGgagatgcagcagcagatggAGAGTCGTGACGAAGAGACTCTGGAGCTGAAGGAGACCTACAGCTCTCTTCAGCAGGAGGTCGACATCAAAACCAAGAAGCTGAAAAAG CTGTTTGCCAAGCTGCAGGCTGTGAAGGCAGAAATCCACGACATCCAGGAGGCACATATCAACGAGCGCCAGGACCTGGAACAGACCCAGAATGAGCTCACCAGGGACCTCAAACTCAA GCATTTGATCATTGAAAACTTCATCCCCTTAGAGGAGAAGAACAAAATAGTCCACAGGGCTTACTTCGACGAGGAGGACGAATACTGGAAGATGAAGCCCATCACACGTCTAGAGGA TGACCATCAGATGATGAGCAGGCCTTTGTCCGCGGTCGGCTACAGGAGGCCTCTCAGTCACCACGCTCGCATGGCCATGATGATGAGGCCTGACATGAGATACAAA GCTGAAAACATTATGATGCTGGACATGGACCTGCCTGCTCGGACCACTAAAGAGTATCAGGAGCCGGTTATCGCACCTAAGGTGGCGGCAGCTCTGGAGAGCGCTCTTAGGGATGAGGATGAGATCCAGGTAGATGCCTCTGGCTTTCACAGCAGCTTGGGATCAACCCTGCCCGCTACCGGCAGCCTCAAGAAACCAAAGTCCGG TCGACCAAGAACAGGAAAGAAGTCGAGCACCCCCACCTCTCCATTCAGCCCCTCAAGCCCAGGATCCCCGCTTTACCCACAATCCCGCGGCCTGGTGCCCAAGTGA